The Scophthalmus maximus strain ysfricsl-2021 chromosome 14, ASM2237912v1, whole genome shotgun sequence region CTAGGTGGTGGTTACACAAAAAGGAATGGATAATTaccatttaaaaaggaaaaaaaaggaaaagctgcaCTGCAGCACTAATTGCATCCCAGTGTGAAAACATAATTGATTTATTGTGATGGTGGAAGTCCTTCATGGAAAACTTACAGTGCAGTTATACACAGTCCGCAAGTGCCTCTCACAGTGTTTTCATCAAAGCATATCTGCGTGCGCATATAAATACTAAAGTTAAATGAAGCATAAAGTTCCTGTCATCAGGGCGACCTCGCCACAGCTCCTGCAGAGAGGACACGTCCCTGCCCTCgattcattaaaagaaaaaataggatAAAATCATTGAGGagtgaaaagacagacaggtcgTCTGTAATATTCGACAGCGgctgaaaggggaaaaaagaacgtCCTTCGAGAGACAATGAAAAATTGATTGGCTGCGAGAACTAAGCTGATGCTGCAGCATCCATGGTGCCATCACACACAGAAGGCCTGTATATGCTTTTATCCTGCGAATATTCAGATtcattagaaagaaagaaaggaaattaaatgtGGCTTTAGTCAAATTATGGTGTCAGTTGACACCAACAGGCAGAATACTGAACGCATCTCCTTACTGGCTGAAAATTGCTGTTCTGTTATGAAGACATACCCAGTGGAGTTTTTTGTGGTGGTggccgttgttttttttaatgttcaattgttttgttgtttctcatACTCATGCACTCAAAACCAGATACATCCTGCCAATATTCATACTATTCCATTTATTCCAGGAAACTATTCCACGCTCCAAGCATGTAAACATGGATATAAACAATGTAGGTTTCAAactttaaagggaaaaaacatattgcaATTGTTTAATGAGCAAGGAAATGTATTTAAGAGGTTTGTTAGACTTTGAACACACAAGGTGTGAGATACATATTTCTATTAATGTCTCTGTTTGTAAGAATATCCAGTAACAACAGCAAGTTAACATAAATAAGCATCAATGGCAAAATTTGCCAAAAGTTAAATTGATCATAAGGCAGGGAAAtggcccctgtgtgtgttttataataTCATATGATTTAATATTAACTTGGGTAAAATAATGATGGACTGATgtgttgtagttgtgttttaGTTATTTTGAGGTTAAACCTGGAACCAGAcaatttgatttcctttttaaattaacttttttttaatgtaaatcagtagctacagtatataaataatcAAAATCGTTTCCAGATAGTGATCAGTTAATCGAGTAATCGCTCGGAGGTGTGAATTATCTGGATTGCTGCAGCAGTTGAATTCCAAGTCGTGACATCTCTCCTGCCGTGCGGTCTGGGAACATAAACAGTGTGCGGGCGTGTGCAGCTCTCTCCATGTAGGGATGTGGAGCAGCGGggttcatgtgtttgtgaggCGGCTCTTTGGAGAGAATCCGTCTGTGACACTCACAGTTATTCTGTCAGACCAGGCAGATAAATAGACTGTCGCAGCGTTTGATATTTACACAAGGCCACTCCATCTTAGAGGATTTCTACTTTTTCTACTGGGCTGGTCTTCCTTCCGTCCAGCAGCCGATCATCTAAACATCAGCTGCTCTCCAATGAAATCACCCTGCGCGCTCGTGCTCGGGTGCGTCATTTGAGAATAAAACAGGCGGCCCCCTCGACCAGGAGCTGACCCTGCGAGAGATCTCTGATACTTTGAGAATGAGATGACTATCTGTAGCTTACAGTCTGTGGAAATTGCTTGAATTTCCCGACAGTCTCCAGCCAcagcttggatttttttttacattctcttTATACTGTTCCCGAGGTGAGTGCACTTTGTGCTAACTTTTACAAAATGCTTTAGTGTGGtagatagtgtgtgtgtctgtgtgtgtgtgtggttgactGACATGTAGACAGATCACTGTTTATCTCCTCTTAACtttaaaatctgtgattttGAAAGACAAATGATGCAGTGTGAAGAGTGAAATTATTCCGAGCCCAGCGTGGGACAGAAAGACCAACATGACTTATAATGGAAGATAGAGGTTGTTAAACACAAGTAGAATTTTACGCAAGTCAAAGCATTTGCAGCAACATGTACTTAAAATGATTGTTCCATGGGGATCCGTAAAAGGATCATCTTATTTAAAATGACCATGTTTAGTGTTATATTGTCATGTATCACATGGACCAAAGTTATTGATGCATTGTTCATAACTAGAATGTTAAATTCGTGGCTGGTTGAGATTGATCTTATTTTGACTACCTTTATATTAATTAATCTGTatcattgccttttttttaaaaaagacaagaaaatatgTGTATTCTGTTTCTAACCATTTTATATAGTTCTACtttatttcattctattttaTAGGATTATCTTATTCTATCCatatcttatcgtatcttataTTAATATAGGGATGCAAGTTATCTGTTGAATAAATGCAGTGgagtaaaaatgtacatttataaaatgacattaaatagaaaaaaaatcaagtgtaCCTAAATAACGTAACAGTATTTAAGTACAGATCTTAAGCAACAGTGTTCCGTGACACTCCATCACTGTACAGCAGCACAACTCTTGTCTTCTTTATGTTCTGATGTTCTTGACAGGAAACAGTTTGGGAACGCCTGCTGAGGACAGAGTTTTCACTATTGTGACTGCGACTGTGTTTTATTCTTGTGCTCTTTGTTGATGATGGATTGAGGGAATTATATTTGCAGTAGAGAAGTACTCAAACTCCACTGTCTTATCAGTTCACACCTCTTGGAATTTATTTCCTCACTCAAAACATCACCCGGTCCCTCTGTTGTCTTCCTCGTGTTTTGGGGGTTCTTGACATGAAATAGCCTGGGAACCCCCCCGCCCTGGATTTCGGCTTCACTAAACAGGTGGGATGCAACAATTTAAGTATTGTCCTCTTATTTTCCACAGTGTGGTTATTCACAGCAACATTGTTTAGAACAACTATAAACATTCCGAAGCTCTGCGGAGACGCCTTCTGTGAAGACTCACTTGTTTGACAGCTATTTCCTGCATTTAAAGGGCACATTCGGAGTTAAAAGTAAAGCCTTTGACAACTCTCCTATCTGTTCCTCTCTGCCTTATTTCTCAGCGGTTGCAGGAAGACAATGGGGATGATTTCAGGGTTCATTTTTCTGTGCGCGCTCCAAGCTGCAATCCCTCAAGGCTTGACCCCCCGTGGGCCCAGACCACTAGATGGGAGAGGGGACAGTCCAGAGCCGACTGCACCTCCATTCCCGCCTGAGCCCACGCCCAGACCTCAAGGTTGTGAGAGTGAGTTCCTTGAACCCCTTTTCAAGCTCAAATCAAGATGATCAATGATGATAATGTTATTTTTGGATTTGCCTCATAAGAATTGAGGCCTTTCGGTAGAAGTATTAAGAACATTTACTTGACTAAAGGAACtatctcacaaaaaaaatccaaagtaaAAGGCGAGTATTCAAAACATTACTTAAGTAAACGCACAGaattattcacaaaaaaaaggaacctaagtatcaaagtaaaagtactcataATGCAGAATGGTCGCTTCTATCACTGGGTTATTATTCCTGATGTTTTTACATGAGCAACACTTTAATAGCTGGTCCAGTTGAAGCTTGTTCTGATTGCTTTGTTAAATATTTGTGGTTGTTTTAACTATAAGAATGCATCGTAATGTATAAACAGATCATATGTTATACATCAATAATGTTAATctgaaaagtaaaaagtacaacatCTCCCATGAAACATGGTGGAGTTGAAGTGAACTAACTCAATTTAAGTAGAAGTGCCTCAAAGTTATACTTGACCTagttgtggaaaatgtgtttagaTCAAAATGACTCCATTAAAAGTAAGTCTTgcactgaaaatgtaaaaagggaTGTAAGTATAATGAGATAACTGAAGGAACGTAAAAGAACACAAAGCTCATGTATTCTTTTACTGTtgtaatatgttttttcatAGTATTTGTTTGTCCAACTCATATTCCAAACGTCAAATTTAtcaaaagggaaataaaaaagatgagaaaaacaaaaacattttgttttaaaatagcTAAAGCTATAAAATAATTGCAGTGAAAAAAGGAATTTGTTAACCAACTTAAAAATTTACGTGAACAAGTTAAAACAATTGAAAAACCTTAATCCCTTTGTGTGCTACcaattaaagtattttttcaagttgataagcaattttcttttgttggtgTATAGAAGAATAAAAAGTATGATGTTACCCTGAGATGTACACGAGCGGGAGTATAAATTGGCATGAAAATAATATACTCAGTTACAGTTCAAGTACATCAAATTTGTACTGGTGGTGGGGAAACGTGCTGCATGTACTGCATTTGTAATTTGTGTCAAAGGCCTATTTACCCTTTGAGtcgctcctctctcctgcagccGGGATAATCGATTGTCCCATCAAGCTGTTTTTCACCATCGACACCTCAGAGACCATCGCCTTACAGGAGTCCCCGCCTGGTATCCTGGTGGAAAACATCAAAGAGTTCACCAAGATCTTTGCCCAGAGGCTGTCTGACGAGGAGTACAGGGGCCAGATCCAGATCAGCTGGTCCATAGGAGGCCTGCATTTCTCCCAGACGCAGGTCGTCTTCAGCCAGTTCACGACCAGGGAGAACTTCATCAGGAACCTCGGCGGGATCAGGTACCTGGGGAAAGGCACCTACATCGACTGTGCCCTGAAAAACATGACCCACCAGCTGACTCACCACTACTCAGGAACGGACGCCGTCCTCTTCTCAGTGGTCATCACGGACGGCCACGTGACGGGAAATCCATGTGGGGGGATCAAGGTGATGGCAGAGAGGGCCCGCGAGAGCGGGATTCAAATATTCTCAGTGGCATCGTCCAGAAAAATCGATGATGTCGGGATGATAGAGATAGCCAGCTCTCCCACTGAACTCTTTCGTGACGACTACATCGCTGTGGACATCGTTGACGGGCGGCCGCAGATAAACACTGAATCCATTGATCGCATCATAAAAGCCATGGTGATGTTTTTCCCTTCTTGTCTTGAATGCGTATATATCGATTCAGATTTAATTACAGTATCACATTCAGGTACTTTTTGCTAACTGCTGTCTTCTCTTTGCAGAAATATCAAGCGTATTCAAAGGTAAGGAAGATTATGTGTACGCCACTGACAATAATGCTCTTTAAAAATTGGACTGGTTTGAGGTGCACCAAATGTTTCATGTCTCCCTTGTTTTCATGCATTACAACATTTAATGTTGTTTAATTTTCCTCTCTGATCTTTTAGTGTTATGAACATAAATGCTTTGAGGCTCCTGGGATCCCTGGATCAACAGGGCCTCGAGGTCCAAAGGTGAGCAATGAAAatctgtaatgaaaaaaaactacatgaacaatatgtatatataattatataaatggtttacatataattatatttatgcTTGTTATGCTTCTTATTTATAGGGTATAAAAGGAGACAGAGGTAATGCTGGACCAAAAGGTGAAAAGGGCAGACATGTAAGTAGACACTTAGCCCACAGGAACTTAATAAACAATGAATCTTTATAATACTAGTGCAGCGTCATTTAAATTGTTTGAATATATATCTTCTATATTTCAGGGTGATCCTGGCATTGAAGGTCCAATCGGACGACCTGGTCCAAAGGTTTTCTCAGGCTGAGGATTTATTGCAGTTGGTACTTATCTCAGGTGTTGGGGTTTTGTTTGTCACACTAACATGTGCTTCTGTGCTTTTGTCCAGGGAGCGATTGGTTTGACAGGTGATAAGGTGAGACCTAAATCTTTCTATTCCTATTGTTCTGTTCATCTCTCAACATTGTAAGAAATTCTATTTGGATTAATGTGTCTGGTCTGTTTTACCTCCTCAGGGTGAAATCGGAGACTGGGGAGCACAGGTAAATGGCCATTTTAACGTTACGCTTCCATACACGTTTCCTTTCTATATTCTCCTGCACCCAACATTGTCAACTgtaggttgattttttttgtcctgatgTCCAAACACTCAGGGTGTGGCAGGAGTACCTGGCAGGAATGGAAGCGACGGCCAAAAGGTGAGTCTtaatgtgacaaagaaaaatctgcaCTACACCATGACTTTTAGACGTTCAGTGTATCGACTTAATAAACGACTGTCTGTGAAATCTTCAGGGTAAAATTGGCCGAATTGGAGCTCCTGGTTGCAAAGGTGACCCGGGTGATAAGGTGAGTCTTCGAGGTGTTAAGTGTTCACTGTCATGCTGCTACAAATGGTAAATGTGATGCACGTTCACCAAGGTGAGAACATCTTTCTTTCATCCAATCATGAATACGTCCAGTTCTATTCTAATCAGCTTAttgatcatattttttaaatgaaaataattcacaTGGCTGGTTCATTTTACAACCTATCATCAGCCATAGAGCTGCGAAGATCAGTTGACTGATGTGATGAACAAGTATTTTTCTTGTCTCTTAAAGGGACCAGATGGCTACCATGGAGACGTTGGTGACACTGGGCCACCTGGTGACAAGGGAGGAAAGGTCTGTATGAAATCAAAACCAGGGACTTCTCCTTACCAGAAGCAAtcgaaaaaataaaacatttggcGAATGTTGGATTGTCCATGATGGGGCTCCGGAGTTGGCACACTGCAGATGGTGTTTTTGTGGGATTGTCAGCCTGTTGGGGTCTGTCGGTCCAACACTTTGTCCAGAGTGAAATATTTACAGAATCTGAATAGATTCCATGGAGCTTTAGTTTTGCCTAATGACCAGATAGTGCTGCAACTGGAAAAGAAAGACATGGGGGAAAACACTTCAGTGTGGTCCTTTTGATTGCAAGATACATTTCCAATGTAAAGCAGCTTGGCTGTCAGAACAGCTGTTAGAGCAGCTGAGCAACATGAAGACAGAAGACTGAAGACAGATAGCTCAGGTCAAGGTTTCTGAATCGCTGCCCATCTCTCGGGTTTTCAGACATCCAAAGaagtaaaaagcaaaaaaaaaaaaaaaaaagaattagaagAAATCTAAGGGGAACTTATTAAATATCACAATGTTTCTAGGCTCAAGTTTTTCAGATCACCATGCTacaacattagcattagctCAACTGCTGAACCTCCCTCTCCCAATTACTCTTACCAAGTGAACACAAACCTTATTTTATTGGAAATTGGCTACTTTTTAACTTGACCTTTGCCTTGCTTCCTTTTGAGTTCAGTTCTGTTTCTAAAGAGATCTTTTAAAGAcgatattttagattttttgtttgcacaatGAATTTTTTCTATTATGTCAGAGACACAATAGCAATCCCCCGATCCATTGGGGTCATAGACTCTTAGACGTGTTAAATGTAGGCTACAACTGTTAAAAGTCTTCGGTAACATATTCTTATTTTGTCGTCTAGGGAGATGTGGGCCTCTCTGGGAAGTCGGGCCCCCCTGGTCCCGAGGGTGAACCAGGGCCAAAGGTAAACTTCAAAATTAAAACGCAACAGAAAACATCATccaaaacatcatttttctttactttgaaaACAGAATCACTGGCCTGAGTCTTTGTTCCTTAGGGTGAAATGGGAAATCCTGGAAATCCGGGGCCGCCAGGGAAAAAGGGAATTCCGGTAcagaagatgttttttcttctttatgatTGTTTGTTATTGTAAGTTATTGTTACAAAGCTGATTCAGAAATATGTATCTCTCACAGGGGCTTGAAGGTTTACCAGGACCAAAAGGAGAAGAGGTATTTCAAACACTTATTTTGTTAATAAGTGAGAATTTGTCATAGTTTGTTATCAGTTCATTTCAACTGAATGTTCatagggaaggagaggagattcTGGAGCAAAGGGAGCACCAGGACCTGATGGCTTTAATGGAGAGAAGGTAAGTTCAGCGCACAGGGCTGTTCATTGAATTAGTTTTTAGTCAATAGTCCTTAAAAACCCACTGCTCAATTCGTAGAAAATACAATACTACAGAAACTCACCTCAAATATGACTCAACTTACTGTTAAAATAATTGTGTGGGGAACATGAAGGAAAGGGACTGGGACTGGTGAGCCAAAAGCCAAGTAACAACTTCATTTGAAACTCTGACAAATCAGTGGAATTTGTTGATGTTACCAGAGATTTGGACAGCACAAAACAAATCCCACGTGTTTCAAATATCTCAGCAGAATGTTAGTCTTCCACAGAAAGACCATAAACACCCACTGCACAAGCCCAGAAATATTGTTCCTGGTTGGTGCTCTAGGATATTTCCTAACCAGGTTGTCTGTCAAATTGTCTCAgttcctgttgtgttttgaatgagACGATTGATAAAATTCTGGCAAATCCTGacgcattcatttattttcaaagggAGAACTAGGTCCCGAGGGAGGCAGAGGTCGGTCGGGGGAAGACGGACTCAAGGGAGCAACGGTGAGGGGATCGTGCTGTGGGTGGACTTCGGCAGTGGGATGCCTCCGCAGCGAGACTTCTTACGCCTACACTACCAGAGAAATATGTTCTTGTACTAGTTGTCCTGCCAAAGATAGCCTGAGCTGAGTCTGTTATCATTAAGGCAGAATTTCCAGGGAAAttgttcagcaaaaaaaaaaaaatgcatttccaaaTTCACAGCAGCATAAGTAATTCATTGTGGGCTGTGGTGAGgtaaggctgttttttttctgctaccCTCTCTCATCCAGGGAGATCAAGGACTACAAGGACCGAGGGGTCAGCCGGGAGAGTCAGGGGGCCCAGGAGCAAGTGTGAGTTTTGTTATGATCTATAATCAACACCAAGTTTTAATTGTGGGAGCTCCTGTTTTGAGCGGATGCTTaacaaaatatgtgtgtgaaatattcagTGGACAACACATCTTATCTTCTGTGGTTGCAGGGCACTAGGGGAGATCCAGGAGACCCTGGACCAAGGGGGGACTCTGGATCCCCTGGACCAAAGGTGAGCAAAGAATTCAACTTTTCTGATCATCAAAATTTAGCGAAGAAACTGCAGCGttttatcattatatatatgttttttccctctaaaGGGCGACGGGGGAAGACAAGGATTCAGCTATCCTGGACAGAGAGGACCCACCGTACGGTTTTCTGTTTACTGTACCTCATGATATTCTTGCACGTGCCTTTAATGTCTTTATTTGAGTCTAAACTCTTCTCCAGGGAGACAGAGGTGATCCGGGCAGTCGAGGACCCCGGGGAGGCAGAGGTGACTGTGGCGCCAAAGGAGATCAAGGACACAAAGGACTTCCAGGAGAGCTTGTAAGACTgaaacaacaaccaaccaagCCAAAGTACAAGTAGATGAACAAAACCAGGATAGACGTTTACGTAATCTGGTGCAACGGGGACAGGCAACCCTTATGCCATGTATGCCATGCCTACTGCTCAACCTGGAAGACTTTAAGTAGCAGATTCAcccaaattatgaaaaacactACACATTTACCGTTAAATATATTTACCCATGCAAATagctttcattttatttgtccaAGTTTTGAAATATGTCTGAACTTTCCGCCATCACTCCGGTAGCAAAAGGTTTTCTGTGATCACAGGggaatattttatttcaaaagttcaGCAATAATGTGTCTTTCCAAAAACAATGTACTCGGGATAATGCAGAATTCGCTCTCCCTAACTTTTCAGTGGGGCTCTCTTCAGTTGACTAGTTCCAaagaaaactctttttttccaaagtaaCAGGGTCATCGTCTCTGGAAAGAGGCATTTGTTTGTCCAACACAAACTAAACTTTAGTCACCGATCATGTTTTTGATTGAGTCAAAACTTGGGGACAGTATATCAAGACCTAAGCTgattaaactgaaaatatgtgCATGGCTACATACCACTAGACCCTATACAGGTTAAGCGCGTCACTTTGCCAACAAAATACGTCTCATATGAATTTATACGAAGAATAAAGCTGTGAAGTTACTGGATATAGAACCAGCTGCAGTTTCTTAGATGGACACAAACAATGGCACCACACCAGTCCCAAGAGATCATGTGACCAGAGTGTGTCATTAATGTCTCATGATGTCATTAAGAAGGCCATAAGAAATATTTTGGTGTCGTTGGAGTCGACCAGTGACAGAAATCTTGAAAAAGACATGCAGTGTTATGAAGAAAATCCAGTAGGGTTccagtgaaaaatgtgttttgtctctaGGGAGAATCAGGTCAGCTCGGAGAGGCAGGAGAGCGAGGACCCCGCGGAGAGCCTGGAACTGATGTAAGCAACAGCAGAGTCAGTCGAATAAATACTTGACCATTAATGCATATTTTGAGCTTCAACTGCTGCACGCTCtctctttgtgcgtgtgtgtgtttgtgtagggcGACCGAGGACCAGCGGGTGATCCTGGCCTTACTGTGAGTAAACACTCCGTTTTGTTAATACTACATTATCTAAACTTTCTTGGTTTGAGGTTTAACTTGGAAACCTGTCACTGCAggactgtgatgtcatgacttACATCAGGGAGACGTGCGGTTGTTGTGGTAAGCAAACACCATCACCACGATACAGACGTGCAGTGTGAGATGCGAAGTTCACGAATCAAACGCGGCCATTTTGTCAGTATCTTTCCAACACGGTGCATCCTGCTcatgtcttttttgtcttcagaCTGTGAGAAGCGCTGCGGAGCTCTGGACATCGTATTTGTAATTGATAGCTCAGAGAGTGTCGGGCTGACAAACTTCACCCTGGAAAAGAACTTTGTTATCAACACCATCAACAGAATGGGCTCCATGGCCAGCGACCCCACGTCACCAACCGGTACGCTCGAGCACAGACACAGCACAGACGTCTCCTGTAAATCATTTTGCAGACATAGTTTCAAATGACGAGAGGTAGCGTCTGCCATAAGAGATTAACCATTTCCAAAAACTGAATCACTTAATCCACCACTGAATTTACAgctagagcaaaaaaaaattgtacctTGTTACGGTACACTCAGTGTTATTTTCAGCCATCAAGTGTCAAAAATCATACTCCATGTAAATATTCCTTGTAAATTCACATTCAGACTGATGTGAACACAAAACCAAGAATCTAgaaatgttcttgttcttctgtACAGTTGGTCTTTTTATAACATTTGTTGACAACTTTAAAAATACGAGTTGTCAGCCTTTTCTTACTATTAAAACTGGAATCATTCGCTTGGAAACGCACTGCCTGACATGTCTGCCCTCCTCTAGGCACAAGAGTCGGAGTTGTACAGTTCAGTCACAACGGGACTTTTGAGGCCGTCCATCTCGACGACCCGAACATAAACTCCATGGCGGCCTTTAAAATGGCAGTGAAGAATCTCAAGTGGATCGCCGGTGGCACCTTCACGCCGTCGGCTCTCAAGTTCGCCTACGATACGCTCATCAAGAACAGCAAGAGGGCCCGAGCCAAGGTATCCGTGGTGGTGATCACAGACGGCCGATTTGACCCACGCGACGACGAGGATCTGCTCAGGTACCTCTGTGATGATGACAACGTGGTGGTGAACGCCATTGGGGTCGGGGATATGTTTAAAAGGGAGCAGGATGACGAAATCCTGGGGTCGATAGCGTGCGGAAATAAGAAACGGGTCACTGAGATGAAGCATTACGTTGACTTGGTGGCTGAAGACTTCATAGAAACAATGGAGACTGTGCTCTGTCCAGGTGAGCATGCACCAGTACACGCAACGGGACGCCAACGCCGGTCCAAGTACTTATCTAACACGTGTCCGTGTGATTTCCCTTCCAGACCCAGTGATTGTGTGCCCTGATCTCCCCTGCAAAAGAGGTAGGTGTCTGTCGTGGCGGAGATCTATGATCAGCATTTTAATGGGATGGAGCTCGGTCATTTTTTCGTTTTCTTTATAGAACCCGATGTGGCTCAGTGCGTCGGGCGGCCAGTAGATCTGGTCTTTCTGCTCGATGGCTCGGAGCGCCTCGGGACAGAGAACTTCCAGCATGTCAGAGAATTTGTGCAGAAGGCGTCGGAGAGACTGGGACTCGCCCAGAGCAGTACCGATCGCATGCGAGCCCGCATGGCGCTGGTTGAGTTCGGCAAGGAGAGCGAGAACCACATAGCCTTCCCCCTCACACACGACCCTGCCCTCATCGCTGACGGCATTGCACGCATGCCTTATCTGGATTCTTCCTCGAGCGTGGGGCCCGCCATCATCCACGCCATAGACAACGTCTTGGGTAAAGGAAATGCTCGCCAGACGAGACACGAGGCAGAGGTTTCGTTCGTCTTCATCACAGACGGCGTCACCGGCAGCAGCAACCTGGAGGAGGCAGTTAGCGCGATGCGCGGGGCACAGGTCGTCTCCACAGTGATAGCCACCGGCAGTGACATTGACCAGGAAGTCCTAATGAAGCTGGCTATGAGTGACCCGGACGCCATCTTTAAAGGAAAAGACTTGTCTGATCTGTCTCGGTCCAGCTTCTTTGACCGTTTCATCCGGTGGGTATGTTAAAGAGGGACCATACTCATGTGGACATGAATATCATGCTGGTGCTACTGCTGTTCATCTAACATTTTAAACAGGAGATATGTTTATTATGATTCCACTATGCACTCCACAATTTCAAAAAGATGCCACTTAAACTGTATTCAtcctcagtatttttttccaacaaatatataaaacaagttGAGCATTCTTCAACACTTAAAACTTTActgatcaaaaataataaacttgCAGTCTGTTGGCTGCTGAGGTGCTGTCTTCTGTGAAGTCCCAAATGTTCCCAAGTGTACACAAATCTCGACATTCAAAGCACTCGCTGTGTCCAACATTACTGCCTATTACAAAAGGAATTATAACCAGATATTCATACGATTGACAATAATTTTGAGACTGGCATTTATGACAAAACACATCTAAAGCCCTAAACATAGTTTTTGAATAGAGTAAAGAGTagtctttctttttcacataCTGGTGTAAACACCCGTTCATTCAAACCCTGTGCAGTATTGCATGCAGTTGCTTGATGTCACCAGTTGCAAAGTATCACCAAGTGGGAGGCTGAACAGTGGACGGCTGGATTGGTTT contains the following coding sequences:
- the LOC118282543 gene encoding collagen alpha-2(VI) chain-like isoform X1, which codes for MGMISGFIFLCALQAAIPQGLTPRGPRPLDGRGDSPEPTAPPFPPEPTPRPQGCETGIIDCPIKLFFTIDTSETIALQESPPGILVENIKEFTKIFAQRLSDEEYRGQIQISWSIGGLHFSQTQVVFSQFTTRENFIRNLGGIRYLGKGTYIDCALKNMTHQLTHHYSGTDAVLFSVVITDGHVTGNPCGGIKVMAERARESGIQIFSVASSRKIDDVGMIEIASSPTELFRDDYIAVDIVDGRPQINTESIDRIIKAMKYQAYSKCYEHKCFEAPGIPGSTGPRGPKGIKGDRGNAGPKGEKGRHGDPGIEGPIGRPGPKGAIGLTGDKGEIGDWGAQGVAGVPGRNGSDGQKGKIGRIGAPGCKGDPGDKGPDGYHGDVGDTGPPGDKGGKGDVGLSGKSGPPGPEGEPGPKGEMGNPGNPGPPGKKGIPGLEGLPGPKGEEGRRGDSGAKGAPGPDGFNGEKGELGPEGGRGRSGEDGLKGATGDQGLQGPRGQPGESGGPGASGTRGDPGDPGPRGDSGSPGPKGDGGRQGFSYPGQRGPTGDRGDPGSRGPRGGRGDCGAKGDQGHKGLPGELGESGQLGEAGERGPRGEPGTDGDRGPAGDPGLTDCDVMTYIRETCGCCDCEKRCGALDIVFVIDSSESVGLTNFTLEKNFVINTINRMGSMASDPTSPTGTRVGVVQFSHNGTFEAVHLDDPNINSMAAFKMAVKNLKWIAGGTFTPSALKFAYDTLIKNSKRARAKVSVVVITDGRFDPRDDEDLLRYLCDDDNVVVNAIGVGDMFKREQDDEILGSIACGNKKRVTEMKHYVDLVAEDFIETMETVLCPDPVIVCPDLPCKREPDVAQCVGRPVDLVFLLDGSERLGTENFQHVREFVQKASERLGLAQSSTDRMRARMALVEFGKESENHIAFPLTHDPALIADGIARMPYLDSSSSVGPAIIHAIDNVLGKGNARQTRHEAEVSFVFITDGVTGSSNLEEAVSAMRGAQVVSTVIATGSDIDQEVLMKLAMSDPDAIFKGKDLSDLSRSSFFDRFIRWVC
- the LOC118282543 gene encoding collagen alpha-2(VI) chain-like isoform X2, whose translation is MGMISGFIFLCALQAAIPQGLTPRGPRPLDGRGDSPEPTAPPFPPEPTPRPQAGIIDCPIKLFFTIDTSETIALQESPPGILVENIKEFTKIFAQRLSDEEYRGQIQISWSIGGLHFSQTQVVFSQFTTRENFIRNLGGIRYLGKGTYIDCALKNMTHQLTHHYSGTDAVLFSVVITDGHVTGNPCGGIKVMAERARESGIQIFSVASSRKIDDVGMIEIASSPTELFRDDYIAVDIVDGRPQINTESIDRIIKAMKYQAYSKCYEHKCFEAPGIPGSTGPRGPKGIKGDRGNAGPKGEKGRHGDPGIEGPIGRPGPKGAIGLTGDKGEIGDWGAQGVAGVPGRNGSDGQKGKIGRIGAPGCKGDPGDKGPDGYHGDVGDTGPPGDKGGKGDVGLSGKSGPPGPEGEPGPKGEMGNPGNPGPPGKKGIPGLEGLPGPKGEEGRRGDSGAKGAPGPDGFNGEKGELGPEGGRGRSGEDGLKGATGDQGLQGPRGQPGESGGPGASGTRGDPGDPGPRGDSGSPGPKGDGGRQGFSYPGQRGPTGDRGDPGSRGPRGGRGDCGAKGDQGHKGLPGELGESGQLGEAGERGPRGEPGTDGDRGPAGDPGLTDCDVMTYIRETCGCCDCEKRCGALDIVFVIDSSESVGLTNFTLEKNFVINTINRMGSMASDPTSPTGTRVGVVQFSHNGTFEAVHLDDPNINSMAAFKMAVKNLKWIAGGTFTPSALKFAYDTLIKNSKRARAKVSVVVITDGRFDPRDDEDLLRYLCDDDNVVVNAIGVGDMFKREQDDEILGSIACGNKKRVTEMKHYVDLVAEDFIETMETVLCPDPVIVCPDLPCKREPDVAQCVGRPVDLVFLLDGSERLGTENFQHVREFVQKASERLGLAQSSTDRMRARMALVEFGKESENHIAFPLTHDPALIADGIARMPYLDSSSSVGPAIIHAIDNVLGKGNARQTRHEAEVSFVFITDGVTGSSNLEEAVSAMRGAQVVSTVIATGSDIDQEVLMKLAMSDPDAIFKGKDLSDLSRSSFFDRFIRWVC